From the Phyllopteryx taeniolatus isolate TA_2022b chromosome 20, UOR_Ptae_1.2, whole genome shotgun sequence genome, one window contains:
- the lama1 gene encoding laminin subunit alpha-1 isoform X2 gives MSLLVLLLLMQQTASQQRGLFPAILNLASNAEITSNATCGDPEAEVYCKLVEHVPGRLIKNPHCPKCDGNSILSKERHPITNAIDGTNHWWQSPSIKNGRQFHWVTITLDLKQIFQVAYIIIKAANSPRPGNWILERSMDGLTFEPWQFYAISDSECLSRYNITPRLGPPTYKSDTEVICTSYYSRLEPLEHGEIHTSLINSRPGADDLTSELLNFTSARFIQLRLQRIRTLNADLMTLSAHDPREIDPIVTRRYYYSIKDISVGGMCICYGHARSCPLDPVTKKLQCVCEHNTCGVSCNHCCPGYHQQPWQPGTISEGNTCQKCNCHKKASDCFYNQTVADLRLSVNIHGVRHGGGVCIDCQQNTAGINCETCADRYFRPEQVSPDSESPCVECDCHLRGAESSICTRDDTLPGASAGQCACKNGFAGRRCDRCAFGFRDFPLCARCECNLAGNINKDPCDDCICKANVMGGHCDLCKAGFYNLQAANPLGCTDCFCFGVSDVCESSTWSVGQVVSTNAQLHPPSSLHLSRAILGNDLPTSGNASFRHQKRELSWEAPASFLGNKLSSYGGLLNYSVVYHGSLDIMQHFVPVHTDVIIQGNGQALRLSPPHILFLSPLAERSVAIEMLPDQFVDQHTGVQVSRDDLLSVFAEVTSVRVKVHLNTSTSGAMRLVFVSLDVADSQSASGVQAVAMETCECPWGYSGTSCESCLPGFYRVGGVLFGGNCMQCECNDHASECDVNGVCLGCSHHTIGPHCNQCLPGFYGDATEGTADDCRRCPCPLTEASNSFSPTCVLGSSGLVSCDQCQEGYTGSKCHKCSRGFYGNPQVVGGTCVRCQCNNNVDTEEVGHCDAVSGECRRCRHNTAGRHCEMCAAGFYGDAVHQKNCQECNCDVNGSWSSVCDVTSGQCACRDNVTGRACDLCQPGFFGLRSGSGCVACDCNLSGSPEESCDDSGRCRCVDGVDGDKCDRCGRGYFRFRADGCTACTCKDTGGNCHHQTGECICPAHTEGDTCDMCETGYWGQDPITGCKPCNCSAEGSSASQCDLTNGQCLCREGFSGRSCDLCAPGSYGYPACSPCGCDVAGTKEDSCSRTLGVCDCQHTGKCVCKVAAVGRHCEKCISGFFALSSDNPDGCSPCFCSGLSRDCEAHAGLTGALITMARSPALLPLVSQSDLEGVISGVYQQGGDMLLDTRQLNTSRLRGPLYWRLPSQFEGQQLLSYGGVLSYVITFYVDDAGGLENQEPQVLMRGGALRKLLIYTEMVAPDNGIRTQHDIRLTEHKWRYFNSVSEKAVSHSDFLSVLSDLQYILVKASYGTRLQQSRISNITMETAVKANESQARTGAARPIESCSCPPGYAGMSCQECAAGFFRQPLWELPPQAQKSAFVRLCVACHCNNHSSSCHADSGHCQECQHHTSGPSCELCAQGYYGKVSGSIRDCSLCACPLQDNSFSPTCVSEGNLGDFRCTSCLTGYEGRYCEQCSQGYYGNPSLPGGMCTPCSCSGWGSLHQLCDPLTGQCQCKAGVKGPMCERCNERHVLEGNQCVSCDEECTGALLNDLDQMHRRWQAVNISSVAIAPYRQLLALNKQTRDMQLMFSERISLDMPVSRVEEDSMQLTSDLSVLLKQATNVSSGWEGVGVSNMELGVFANDSLSLGSRLIEMIIRIQVQIEALEKEAGQLTGAADVALELASRTRLLDQMTSILESMRAVNLTTATNLGRQELSLSESLVSSLQLLVLPSSDNRLRPLTVGLTAHIQKLQEAQTRVEDAAKENVQTHLVLNATNALISHYQATYQNVSVACVCVENMMEARQLLLNNVVNATEELANIAVQTEMLGGELDQWCPLLRKKVEALVIGLKSTDSLERVYRAERRTHLLQNHALSLHSSLSSLWNASQNSSQLVVPDANVTDSVSKAWRVASDAHKSADLAFNMTNQSAESGARLSAISAVLSESHLIKTAEDLHLTLSVVTTKQQILSNRVHSTSVLLHQPIKELQSLSNGSLQLQEAQLQAALAHSSLQEALQHLYTLRQQLWDSSSVVEKTNLSVAETNQLMTHTHSAANEARRKLEEAEHRTQQLSDKIKPLSMLGENLSRNLSDIRELIEQARRQAASIKVAVQADEECVRSYRPQIQSSNFNTLTLTLKTKRPNNLLFYMGSKTTVEFLAVEMHNGKVSLLWDIGSGSTRLEYPGLDITNNRWTRINATRLGARGFLSIYQLEAAPSQTVTATSPGPARVLQIDNSTVIHIGGLADDTQRPAALQWSTFNGCLGEASLNEKNVGLWNYVSRRGQCGGCFSSPQAEETSFHFDGSGFSLIQKSLRATSTSIVLLFKTLSPAGLLLYLASNNTRDFLSIELVEGCVRLTFDLGSGPLVLTSSRKYNNGVWYKVTLQRNRRKGHLSIMAADQSSEKEVLEAESPGSASDLNRFDLDPIYIGGLPASRPIRRQVVSRSYIGCIKNVEIARLNFDLLRDAYGVRKGCVLEAVRSVSMLSSGFVQIAPRSLGQEAEILFSFKSNNQSGVLLAAFTDNHAQRRHFLSVHLLSGSLEVELGETGADGRRVTVTAAEGGSFTDGTKHSVIVNVNRKSLSVQVDEGKVKSASLLPGGLSRLSTASFFIGGLPSGDEAHLPIRLQKISKLFRGCIQHLVLGALLVDLSAAVKYEGAELDSCLLEEKVRGAVLPEDQDVEPTLDPSHLSVAPPTHLTPVELTCTPEKELRFLPTAAQFGSSRHSHMTFTIEPVTVRKSVTLRLSLRTRARDGLLLLLSDGNQMDFAILRLAAGRPLMSADLGKGAATAASSVAVNDGKWHTVSADVSRRSVSVSVDASAPDLVAVKGNQLDVNSRLYLGGLPRAHNTRRINVTTSLPGCVHSVSLNGVMLDLSRPASRNDVTSCFSKEESGSYFNGSGYAALMPNGYKVGSDVSVSLEFRTSRSDGVFLGISSAKVDAVGLEMIKGQVVFNVNNGAGRVWVASASPVLCDGRWHRLLARKTKHTLSLSIDGRSNSISNPYPQSTSAETNNPVYVGGYPDGVKQNCLSIKSAFRGCLKNVHLIKSHLNSPLDMSQAHFSLGVTPNSCPAA, from the exons ATGAGCTTGCttgtgttgttgctgctgatgcAGCAAACAGCTTCCCAACAGAGAG GTCTGTTCCCAGCCATTTTGAACCTGGCCAGTAATGCAGAGATCACCAGCAACGCCACATGTGGGGACCCAGAAGCAGAGGTTTACTGCAAATTAGTAGAACATGTTCCTGGACGCTTAATCAAGAACCCTCACTGTCCAAAGTGTGATGGCAACTCCATTCTGTCAAAAG AACGCCATCCCATCACGAACGCTATCGATGGAACCAACCACTGGTGGCAGAGTCCAAGCATCAAGAATGGGCGGCAGTTCCATTGGGTCACAATTACGCTGGATCTGAAACAG ATCTTTCAAGTGGCTTACATCATTATCAAGGCAGCAAACTCTCCTCGACCAG GCAACTGGATTCTGGAGCGTTCTATGGATGGCTTGACTTTTGAACCATGGCAGTTTTACGCCATCAGCGACTCAGAGTGCTTGTCTCGTTACAACATCACACCGAGACTCGGACCCCCGACCTACAAAAGTGACACGGAGGTCATATGCACGTCCTACTATTCCAGGCTGGAGCCTCTGGAGCATGGAGAG attCACACGTCACTGATCAACAGTCGACCTGGAGCGGATGATTTGACCTCTGAACTCTTGAACTTCACTTCAGCCCGTTTCATCCAACTTCGGTTACAGCGAATCCGAACACTCAACGCTGACCTGATGACTCTGAGTGCACACGACCCTCGAGAAATTGACCCAATCGTAACTCGTCGG tatTATTACTCAATCAAAGACATCTCTGTGGGGGGCATGTGTATCTGCTATGGACATGCCCGAAGCTGTCCGCTGGACCCTGTTACTAAG aaactacagtgtgtgtgtgaacacaaCACCTGCGGAGTGAGCTGCAACCACTGTTGCCCTGGTTACCACCAGCAGCCATGGCAACCAGGGACCATCTCTGAAGGAAACACATGTCAAA AGTGCAACTGTCACAAGAAAGCAAGCGACTGTTTCTACAATCAAACAGTCGCTGATCTCAGATTGAGCGTGAACATCCACGGTGTTCGCCACGGAGGCGGAGTTTGTATTGACTGTCAGCAGAACACCGCTGGAATTAACTGTGAGACCTGTGCCGACCGTTACTTTAGACCTGAACAG GTTTCTCCTGATTCCGAGTCTCCGTGTGTGGAGTGTGATTGTCATTTGAGAGGAGCAGAGTCTTCCATCTGCACCAGAGATGACACTTTGCCAG gtGCTAGTGCGGGTCAGTGTGCGTGTAAAAATGGCTTTGCAGGCCGGAGGTGTGACCGTTGTGCTTTTGGGTTCCGAGATTTTCCTCTTTGTGCTCGCTGCGAGTGTAACCTCGCTGGCAACATCAACAAGGATCCTTGTGACGACTGCATTTGCAAA GCCAACGTGATGGGGGGTCACTGCGACCTGTGTAAAGCCGGATTCTACAACCTGCAAGCCGCCAACCCGCTGGGCTGCACCGACTGCTTCTGCTTCGGCGTGTCGGATGTCTGCGAAAGCTCCACTTGGTCGGTCGGGCAG GTGGTTTCCACAAATGCTCAGCTCCaccctccctcctccctccaCCTATCCCGGGCCATTCTGGGTAATGATCTTCCGACCTCCGGCAACGCCTCCTTCCGACACCAAAAACGAGAGCTCTCATGGGAGGCGCCTGCCAGTTTCCTTGGCAACAAG CTCTCGTCCTACGGGGGTCTCCTGAACTATTCTGTAGTTTATCACGGCTCGTTGGACATCATGCAACATTTTGTCCCAGTCCACACCGATGTCATCATTCAG GGCAACGGGCAAGCGCTCCGCCTCTCGCCACCTCACATCCTCTTTCTGTCGCCATTGGCCGAGCGCTCGGTTGCCATAGAGATGCTCCCAGATCAATTTGTAGATCAGCACACGGGTGTCCAAGTTAGCCGTGATGaccttctgtcagtctttgctGAGGTGACATCAGTGAGGGTCAAAGTTCACCTAAACACCTCTACCAGTGGAGCTATGCG CCTCGTCTTCGTGTCTCTGGATGTGGCCGACTCTCAGTCTGCATCTGGTGTCCAGGCGGTCGCCATGGAAACCTGTGAATGTCCGTGGGGGTACAGCGGCACTTCCTGTGAA TCGTGTCTTCCAGGTTTTTACAGGGTTGGCGGAGTTTTGTTTGGAGGAAACTGTATGCAGTGCGAATGCAATGACCATGCCTCTGAATGTGATGTCAATGGCGTCTGTCTG ggCTGTAGCCATCATACCATTGGTCCTCACTGCAATCAGTGTCTCCCTGGTTTCTATGGAGATGCCACAGAGGGGACAGCAGACGACTGTCGGCGTTGTCCGTGTCCTCTGACGGAAGCGTCCAACAG TTTCAGTCCGACGTGCGTGCTGGGCTCTTCTGGACTCGTGTCATGTGACCAGTGTCAGGAAGGCTACACCGGGAGCAAGTGTCACAA GTGTTCCAGGGGTTTCTACGGCAACCCGCAGGTAGTGGGCGGGACTTGTGTTCGCTGCCAATGTAACAACAACGTGGACACGGAAGAGGTGGGACATTGTGATGCTGTCAGCGGGGAGTGCCGCCGATGTCGCCACAACACGGCCGGGAGGCACTGCGAGATGTGTGCCGCCGGTTTCTATGGAGACGCCGTTCACCAGAAGAATTGCCAAG AGTGTAACTGCGATGTCAACGGATCTTGGTCAAGCGTTTGTGATGTCACATCAGGTCAATGTGCATGTCGAGACAATGTGACGGGACGGGCGTGCGACCTCTGCCAG CCGGGCTTCTTCGGGCTGCGGAGCGGCTCGGGCTGCGTGGCCTGTGATTGCAACCTGTCGGGATCTCCGGAGGAGTCGTGCGACGACAGCGGACGCTGCCGATGTGTGGACGGTGTTGATGGAGACAAGTGTGATCGCTGCGGCCGCGGTTACTTTCGTTTCCGTGCCGACGGCTGCACAG catgCACCTGCAAGGACACGGGCGGGAACTGTCACCACCAAACTGGCGAGTGCATCTGTCCTGCCCACACTGAGGGTGACACTTGTGACATGTGTGAGACAGGATACTGGGGTCAAGATCCCATCACAGGCTGCAAG CCTTGCAACTGCAGTGCAGAAGGAAGCTCCGCCTCTCAGTGTGATCTGACCAACGGCCAGTGTCTGTGCAGAGAGGGATTTTCTGGCAGGTCATGTGACCTGTGTGCTCCCGGTAGCTATGGTTACCCGGCATGCTCGCCGTGTGGCTGTGACGTAGCAGGAACAAAAGAAGACTCGTGCAGTCGGACGCTCGGAGTGTGCGACTGCCAACACACCGGAAAGTGTGTGTGCAAG GTGGCTGCGGTGGGGCGACACTGCGAGAAGTGCATTTCGGGTTTCTTCGCTCTGTCGTCAGACAATCCGGACGGCTGCTCTCCGTGCTTCTGTTCTGGACTCAGTCGGGACTGCGAGGCGCATGCCGGCCTCACCGGAGCTCTC ATCACGATGGCTCGCTCTCCTGCTCTGCTGCCATTGGTCAGCCAGTCTGACCTGGAGGGGGTTATATCAGGAGTCTACCAGCAGGGCGGCGACATGCTGCTGGACACCCGCCAACTCAACACGAGCAGACTGAGAGGTCCACTGTACTGGAGGCTGCCCTCTCAGTTTGAAGGGCAGCAG CTGCTGTCATACGGTGGCGTACTGTCCTACGTTATAACTTTCTATGTGGACGATGCCGGAGGGTTGGAAAATCAGGAGCCTCAAGTGCTGATGAGAGGAGGAGCCTTGAGGAAGCTGCTCATCTACACTGAAATGGTTGCCCCTGACAACGGCATCAGGACCCAGCATGACATCAGGCTGACGGAG CACAAGTGGAGGTATTTTAACTCTGTGTCCGAGAAGGCGGTCAGTCACAGCGACTTCCTGTCGGTGCTCAGCGACTTGCAGTACATCCTCGTCAAGGCTTCGTATGGGACGAGACTGCAGCAGAGCAg GATTTCAAACATCACCATGGAGACTGCGGTAAAAGCGAATGAGTCCCAAGCCAGAACGGGCGCGGCTCGACCGATCGAGTCGTGTTCCTGTCCGCCGGGCTACGCGGGAATGTCCTGTCAG GAATGCGCGGCAGGTTTCTTCCGCCAGCCGCTGTGGGAATTGCCGCCTCAGGCCCAAAAGTCTGCGTTTGTGCGCCTGTGTGTGGCGTGTCACTGCAACAACCACAGCAGCAGCTGCCACGCAGACAGCGGGCACTGCCAG GAGTGTCAACATCACACCAGTGGGCCCAGTTGTGAGCTGTGTGCCCAGGGGTATTATGGGAAGGTCAGTGGCTCCATTCGGGACTGTTCGCTGTGCGCTTGCCCCCTACAGGACAACAG TTTCAGTCCCACGTGTGTGTCCGAGGGAAATCTCGGAGACTTTCGCTGCACTTCCTGTCTAACAGGATACGAGGGGCGCTACTGCGAGCA GTGCTCTCAGGGTTACTACGGTAACCCCTCATTGCCGGGGGGGATGTGCACCCCATGCAGCTGCAGCGGGTGGGGGTCCCTACATCAACTGTGCGATCCGCTGACCGGCCAGTGCCAGTGTAAAGCCGGGGTCAAAGGTCCAATGTGTGAGCGGTGCAATGAGCGCCACGTCCTGGAGGGAAACCAATGCGTGT CATGCGACGAAGAATGCACCGGTGCTCTGCTGAACGACTTGGACCAAATGCACCGGCGCTGGCAGGCCGTCAACATCAGCAGTGTTGCCATAGCACCCTACCGCCAGCTGTTGGCGTTGAACAAGCAGACCAGAGACATGCAG CTGATGTTTTCAGAACGCATTTCTTTGGATATGCCAGTGTCAAGAGTGGAAGAAGATTCCATGCAACTTACCTCTGACCTCAGCGTTCTGTTAAAGCAG GCCACAAACGTATCAAGTGGCTGGGAGGGAGTGGGCGTGTCCAACATGGAATTGGGCGTGTTCGCCAATGATAGCTTGTCACTTGGAAGTCGGCTGATAGAAATGATCATCAGGATTCAAGTCCAGATTGAAG CACTTGAAAAGGAGGCGGGGCAACTGACTGGGGCTGCCGACGTAGCGCTAGAACTAGCCAGTCGGACACGTCTGCTGGACCAGATGACCTCCATTTTAGAAAGTATGCGAGCTGTCAATCTGACCACGGCCACAAATTTGGGACGTCAGGAGCTCAG TCTCTCAGAGTCTCTCGTCAGTTCGCTCCAACTTCTCGTCCTGCCCAGCTCGGACAACAGGCTCCGCCCCCTAACTGTCGGCCTCACTGCTCACATACAAAAACTGCAAGAAGCACAAACACGCGTGGAAGACGCCGCAAAAGAAAACGTGCAAACACACCTTGTGCTGAATGCCACAAATGCTCTGATCTCCCACTATCAg GCAACCTACCAGAACGTCAgtgttgcatgtgtgtgcgtggagAACATGATGGAGGCCAGGCAGCTGCTGCTGAACAATGTGGTCAACGCGACGGAGGAGCTCGCTAACATCGCCGTC CAGACGGAAATGTTGGGAGGCGAGCTGGATCAATGGTGCCCTCTGCTGAGGAAGAAAGTGGAGGCTCTCGTCATTGGACTGAAGAGCACCGATTCGCTAGAAAGGGTTTACCGTGCAGAGAGACGCACCCATCTGCTTCAAAACCACGCCCTCTCTCTGCACAG CTCTCTGTCATCATTGTGGAACGCTTCTCAGAACAGCAGCCAATTGGTCGTGCCGGATGCCAATGTCACGGATAGTGTCAGCAAGGCCTGGCGTGTCGCCTCAGACGCTCACAAGTCTGCCGACCTCGCTTTCAATATG ACCAACCAATCAGCGGAGAGCGGGGCCAGGCTGAGTGCGATCTCTGCTGTGCTCAGTGAGAGTCATTTGATCAAGACAGCAGaag ACTTGCACCTGACGCTCTCCGTGGTAACCACGAAACAGCAGATACTCAGCAACCGTGTGCACAGCACCAGCGTCCTCCTCCATCAGCCAATCAAAGAGCTGCAGAGCCTCTCGAACG GTTCATTGCAGCTGCAGGAGGCCCAGTTGCAGGCAGCACTGGCACACTCCAGCCTGCAGGAGGCACTGCAGCACTTGTACACCCTCAGACAGCAGCTGTGGgattcttcttctgtggtggaAAAAACCAACCTGAGTGTTGCGGAGACCAATCAGCTGATGACACACACGCATTCAGCAG CCAATGAGGCACGGCGTAAACTGGAAGAGGCGGAGCATCGCACACAGCAATTGAGTGACAAAATAAAGCCGCTGAGCATGCTGGGAGAAAACCTGAGCAGGAACCTGTCTGACATCAGAGAGCTCATCGAGCAGGCCAGACGACAAGCGGCGTCC ATTAAGGTGGCGGTACAGGCAGATGAAGAATGCGTCCGATCGTACCGACCCCAAATTCAGTCGAGCAACTTTAACACCTTGACTTTGACATTGAAGACCAAGAGGCCCAACAATCTGCTCTTCTATATGGGCAGCAAGACAACC GTGGAGTTCCTCGCAGTGGAAATGCACAACGGGAAAGTGTCTCTGCTCTGGGATATCGGATCTGGCAGTACCAGGCTGGAGTATCCTGGACTCGACATCACCAACAACAGATGGACCAGAATCAACGCCACACG GCTGGGTGCTCGGGGCTTCTTGTCCATTTATCAGCTGGAGGCGGCGCCATCACAAACAGTGACGGCAACATCACCTGGACCGGCCCGGGTTCTACAAATCGACAACAGTACCGTCATCCACATCGGAGGACTGGCAGATGACACCCAG AGGCCGGCAGCGTTGCAGTGGTCCACGTTTAATGGTTGTTTGGGTGAAGCATCGCTCAATGAGAAAAATGTCGGCCTGTGGAACTACGTCAGCAGACGAGGACAGTGTGGAGGCTGCTTCAGCag TCCGCAGGCGGAAGAGACGTCTTTCCACTTTGACGGTTCCGGATTCTCATTGATCCAAAAGTCTCTGCGAGCCACATCGACGTCCATTGTGTTATTGTTTAAAACGCTGTCGCCAGCCGGATTGCTGTTGTACCTGGCCTCCAACAACACT AGGGACTTCCTTTCCATTGAGCTGGTGGAGGGCTGTGTACGTCTGACCTTTGACCTAGGGTCTGGTCCTCTGGTCTTGACTTCCAGCAGGAAGTACAACAACGGAGTGTGGTACAAGGTCACGCTGCAAAGGAACCGACGCAAAG gtcACCTGTCAATCATGGCAGCTGACCAATCATCAGAAAAAGAAGTGTTGGAAGCGGAGTCACCAGGATCTGCTTCTGACCTCAACCGTTTTGACCTTGACCCCATCTACATCGGAGGACTTCCTGCTTCTCGACCAATCAG GCGGCAAGTGGTCTCCAGGTCCTACATTGGCTGCATCAAGAACGTGGAGATAGCAAGATTAAACTTTGACCTGCTTAGAGATGCATATGGAGTCAGGAAAGGCTGCGTTCTTGag GCGGTGCGGAGCGTGTCAATGTTAAGCAGCGGCTTCGTTCAGATTGCTCCTCGTTCACTCGGTCAGGAGGCAGAGATTCTCTTCTCTTTCAAATCTAACAACCAATCAGGAGTCCTGTTGGCTGCCTTCACTGATAACCATGCCCAGCGACGG CACTTCCTGTCAGTCCACCTGCTCTCTGGTTCTTTGGAAGTGGAGCTCGGCGAGACGGGTGCGGACGGTCGGCGGGTGACGGTCACAGCGGCGGAAGGCGGCTCTTTCACAGACGGAACAAAACACTCGGTCATCGTTAACGTCAATAGGAA GTCACTTTCGGTCCAAGTTGACGAGGGAAAAGTCAAATCAGCCTCGCTGTTACCGGGCGGACTTTCCCGTCTCTCCACGGCCTCCTTTTTCATTGGAGGACTGCCTTCAGGGGATGAGGCTCATTTGCCAATCAGATTACAGAAGATATCAAAGTTGTTCAGAGGCTGCATACAGCACCTGGTGCTTGGCGCTCT GCTTGTCGACCTGTCAGCTGCTGTCAAGTATGAGGGGGCGGAGCTTGACAGCTGCTTACTGGAGGAGAAAGTCAGAGGGGCAGTGCTTCCAGAAGACCAGGATGTGGAACCCACTCTTGACCCTTCCCACCTGTCTGTAGCCCCACCTACCCATCTGACACCTGTTGAACTAACG TGTACGCCAGAAAAAGAGCTGCGCTTCCTGCCAACAGCAGCTCAGTTTGGTTCATCACGACATAGTCACATGACTTTTACTATTGAACCAGTCACTGTCCGCAAAAG CGTGACCCTGCGGTTGTCGCTTCGAACACGAGCTCGGGACGGTTTGTTGCTGCTCCTGTCTGACGGCAACCAGATGGACTTTGCCATCCTGCGACTGGCGGCCGGGCGGCCGCTGATGTCGGCGGACCTCGGGAAGGGTGCCGCCACCGCCGCCTCCTCGGTTGCTGTGAACGACGGAAAATGGCACACA GTAAGCGCCGACGTTAGTCGGCGCTCCGTTTCGGTCTCTGTGGACGCCTCCGCTCCCGACTTGGTGGCGGTTAAAGGGAACCAGCTAGACGTCAACAGCAGACTGTATCTGGGTGGACTACCGCGCGCGCACAACACCCGAAGAATAAAT GTGACCACAAGTCTTCCAGGTTGTGTTCACTCTGTGAGTCTGAACGGCGTCATGCTCGATCTCTCTCGACCAGCCTCGCGGAATGacgtcacttcctgtttcaGTAAGGAGGAGTCAGGAAGTTACTTTAATGGCAGTGGATACGCCGCACTGA TGCCGAATGGATACAAGGTCGGTTCGGACGTGTCTGTGTCTCTGGAGTTTCGGACCAGCCGATCAGACGGCGTCTTCCTTGGCATCAGCAGTGCCAAGGTGGATGCCGTTGGACTAGAGATGATCAAAGGACAG GTGGTGTTTAATGTGAATAACGGGGCGGGCAGAGTGTGGGTTGCTTCTGCCAGTCCCGTGCTGTGTGATGGACGCTGGCATCGCCTGCTGGCCAGGAAGACCAAACACACCCTAAGTCTGAGCATAGATGGGCGAAGCAACTCCATCAGCAACCCCTATCCACAGTCCACCTCTGCTGAGACCAATAATCCCGTCTATGTGGGCGGGTACCCAG ACGGAGTAAAACAGAATTGCCTGTCAATCAAGTCGGCCTTCAGAGGATGTCTGAAGAATGTCCATCTCATAAAGTCGCACCTCAACAGCCCTCTAGACATGAGTCAGGCCCACTTCTCGTTGGGTGTCACCCCTAACTCATGTCCTGCTGCCTAA